The following proteins are co-located in the Candidatus Competibacteraceae bacterium genome:
- a CDS encoding rod shape-determining protein, translating into MFKWLRGKFSNDLSIDLGTANTLIYVRGGGIVLNEPSVVAINQDPVRGIRTIAAVGTDAKRMLGRTPNNLSTIRPMKDGVIADFTVTEKMLQHFIRKVHSRKFLNPSPRVLISVPCGSTQVERRAIRESAMGAGARVVYLIPEPMAAAIGAGIPVEEARGAMVLDIGGGTSEVAVISLNGIVYAGAVRVGGDRFDEAIISYVRRNFGVLIGEPTAERIKHEIGSAYPTSEVREIEIKGRNLAEGVPRSFTLNSNEILEALQEPLSGIISAVKMALETTPPELAGDVAERGIVLTGGGALMRDIDKLIMEETGLNVVIAEDPLTCVARGGGRVLELIAKDEHAVEAFAIE; encoded by the coding sequence ATGTTCAAATGGTTGCGGGGCAAGTTCTCCAACGATCTCTCGATCGATCTGGGGACCGCTAACACGTTGATTTATGTTCGGGGAGGCGGCATTGTCCTCAACGAACCCTCGGTGGTCGCCATCAATCAGGACCCGGTGCGAGGGATTCGCACCATCGCGGCGGTGGGTACGGACGCCAAGCGGATGCTGGGCCGCACACCCAACAATCTTTCCACCATCCGGCCGATGAAAGACGGTGTGATCGCCGATTTCACCGTCACCGAGAAGATGCTGCAACACTTTATCCGCAAAGTGCATTCCCGCAAGTTTCTCAATCCCAGTCCGCGCGTCCTGATCAGCGTGCCCTGCGGTTCCACCCAGGTGGAGCGGCGGGCGATCCGCGAATCGGCGATGGGCGCCGGCGCGCGGGTGGTGTACCTGATTCCCGAGCCGATGGCGGCGGCGATCGGCGCTGGCATCCCGGTCGAGGAAGCGCGCGGAGCGATGGTGCTGGACATCGGCGGCGGTACCTCGGAGGTGGCGGTCATCTCGCTGAACGGCATCGTCTACGCCGGCGCGGTGCGGGTCGGCGGCGACCGCTTCGACGAAGCCATCATCAGCTACGTGCGCCGCAATTTCGGCGTACTGATCGGCGAGCCCACCGCCGAGCGCATCAAGCATGAGATTGGCAGCGCCTACCCCACTTCGGAAGTGCGCGAAATCGAGATTAAGGGCCGCAATCTGGCCGAGGGCGTGCCGCGCAGCTTCACCCTCAACAGCAACGAAATCCTCGAAGCCTTGCAGGAGCCGCTGTCGGGCATCATCAGCGCGGTGAAAATGGCGCTGGAGACCACGCCGCCGGAGCTGGCGGGCGACGTGGCCGAGCGCGGTATCGTGCTCACCGGTGGCGGCGCGCTGATGCGGGATATCGACAAGCTGATCATGGAGGAGACCGGCCTGAACGTAGTGATCGCCGAGGATCCGCTCACTTGCGTGGCGCGCGGCGGCGGCCGGGTGCTGGAGCTGATCGCCAAGGACGAACACGCCGTCGAAGCGTTCGCCATCGAATAG
- the mreD gene encoding rod shape-determining protein MreD produces the protein MSTLRPTGGGIMALSLLLAFLLSTIPLPGGLDRFRPDWVAMVLIYWCMALPHRVGLGMGWLVGLLLDVARGALLGQYALALAVVAYLTLQTYRRVRVAPPWQQAFSILLFLLVEQLLVFWISGVIGYPPRDWWYLAPALGGMVMWPLLFVILRDVRRYFQVT, from the coding sequence ATGAGCACGCTTCGCCCCACCGGCGGTGGGATCATGGCCTTGAGCCTGCTGCTGGCGTTTCTGTTGTCCACCATCCCCTTGCCGGGTGGGTTGGATCGTTTTCGGCCCGATTGGGTGGCGATGGTGCTGATCTACTGGTGCATGGCATTGCCGCATCGGGTTGGGCTCGGAATGGGTTGGCTGGTCGGGTTGTTGCTGGACGTGGCGCGGGGCGCGCTGTTGGGCCAATATGCCTTGGCCCTGGCGGTCGTGGCCTATCTGACGTTGCAGACTTACCGGCGCGTCCGGGTGGCGCCGCCCTGGCAGCAGGCGTTCAGCATCCTGCTCTTTCTGTTGGTCGAACAACTTCTGGTATTCTGGATCAGTGGAGTGATCGGCTACCCGCCGCGTGACTGGTGGTACTTGGCGCCCGCGCTGGGCGGCATGGTGATGTGGCCTCTGTTGTTCGTGATCCTGCGCGATGTTCGTCGTTATTTCCAAGTCACCTGA
- the gatC gene encoding Asp-tRNA(Asn)/Glu-tRNA(Gln) amidotransferase subunit GatC, with protein MSLGPAEVAKIAHLARLAIRDEDVPAHARNLSAILELVAQMNAADTAGVAPMAHPLDMAQRLRPDAVTEPDQREHFQAIAPQVEAGLYLVPKVIE; from the coding sequence ATGTCTCTGGGACCCGCCGAAGTCGCCAAAATCGCCCATCTGGCGCGCTTGGCCATCCGCGACGAGGATGTGCCGGCCCACGCCCGCAACCTGTCCGCCATTCTTGAACTGGTGGCGCAGATGAATGCCGCCGACACGGCCGGCGTCGCGCCGATGGCGCATCCGCTGGACATGGCGCAACGCCTGCGCCCCGACGCGGTCACCGAACCCGACCAGCGCGAACATTTCCAGGCCATCGCCCCGCAAGTCGAAGCCGGGTTGTATCTGGTGCCGAAGGTGATTGAGTGA
- the gatA gene encoding Asp-tRNA(Asn)/Glu-tRNA(Gln) amidotransferase subunit GatA — protein MHEKTIAQLSAGLAAGEFSSEELTRAFLERVERFNPQLNAFITVTAEAALVRARAADQRRRRGEAGPLTGVPIAHKDIFCTEGVRTSCGSRMLDRFIAPYDATVVEKLNAAGAVMLGKTNMDEFAMGSSNETSFHGPVRNPWDLEAVPGGSSGGSAAAVVGRLAPGATGTDTGGSIRQPAALCGITGLKPTYGRVSRWGMIAYASSLDQGGPMARSAEDCALLLGAMAGFDPRDSTSADRPVPDYAALLDRPLDGLKIGLPKEYFGEGLDGAVAQVVEEAIAEYRRLGAETVEISLPNSRLAIPAYYVIAPAECSSNLARFDGVRYGHRCENPKDLLDLYTRSRGEGFGAEVTRRILVGTFALSAGYYDAYYLKAQQIRRLISDDFQRAFERVDVIAGPTSPTVAFKLGEKVDDPITMYLSDIYTIAVNLAGLPGLSLPVGFAAGLPVGLQLIGDYFAEDRLLHTAHRYQQATDWHLRAPAAFA, from the coding sequence ATGCATGAGAAAACCATCGCCCAACTCAGCGCCGGCCTCGCCGCCGGCGAGTTCAGCAGCGAAGAGCTGACCCGTGCTTTCCTGGAGCGCGTGGAACGGTTCAACCCCCAACTGAACGCCTTTATCACCGTCACCGCCGAAGCAGCACTGGTCCGCGCGCGCGCCGCCGACCAGCGCCGCCGCCGTGGCGAAGCGGGGCCGCTGACCGGCGTCCCCATCGCCCACAAAGACATTTTCTGCACCGAGGGAGTCCGCACTTCCTGCGGCTCGCGCATGCTGGACCGCTTCATCGCGCCCTATGACGCCACCGTGGTCGAGAAACTGAACGCCGCCGGCGCGGTGATGCTGGGCAAGACCAACATGGATGAGTTCGCCATGGGTTCGTCCAACGAAACCAGCTTCCATGGTCCGGTGCGCAATCCCTGGGATCTGGAGGCGGTGCCCGGCGGCTCCTCCGGCGGGTCCGCCGCCGCCGTGGTCGGTCGGCTCGCACCCGGCGCGACGGGCACCGACACCGGCGGCTCGATCCGTCAACCGGCCGCGCTGTGCGGCATCACCGGCCTCAAGCCGACCTACGGCCGGGTCTCGCGCTGGGGGATGATCGCCTACGCCTCCAGCCTCGACCAGGGCGGACCGATGGCGCGCAGCGCCGAGGATTGCGCCCTGCTGCTGGGCGCGATGGCCGGTTTCGACCCGCGCGACTCAACCAGCGCCGACCGGCCGGTACCCGACTACGCCGCCCTGCTCGACCGGCCATTGGATGGCCTGAAGATCGGCCTGCCGAAAGAATATTTCGGCGAGGGCCTGGATGGCGCGGTGGCTCAGGTGGTGGAAGAAGCCATTGCCGAGTACCGGAGACTGGGCGCGGAGACGGTCGAAATCAGCCTGCCCAACAGCCGGCTGGCGATTCCCGCCTATTACGTGATCGCCCCGGCGGAATGTTCCTCCAACCTGGCCCGCTTCGACGGGGTGCGCTACGGTCACCGCTGCGAAAATCCGAAGGATTTGCTGGACCTGTACACCCGCTCGCGCGGCGAAGGCTTCGGCGCCGAGGTCACCCGCCGCATCCTGGTCGGCACCTTCGCGCTGTCAGCCGGTTACTATGATGCTTACTATCTGAAAGCGCAACAGATCCGCCGCTTGATCAGCGACGATTTTCAACGGGCGTTCGAACGGGTGGATGTGATCGCGGGGCCGACCTCGCCAACCGTGGCCTTCAAGCTGGGCGAGAAAGTGGACGATCCGATTACCATGTATCTGTCGGACATCTACACCATCGCGGTCAATCTGGCCGGCCTGCCCGGCCTGTCGCTACCGGTGGGCTTCGCCGCCGGGTTGCCGGTGGGCTTGCAGCTCATCGGCGACTACTTCGCCGAAGACCGCTTGTTGCATACGGCGCACCGCTACCAGCAGGCCACCGACTGGCACCTGCGCGCGCCCGCCGCCTTCGCTTGA
- the mrdA gene encoding penicillin-binding protein 2 has translation MKTWQPFAKPATGEPLAREKDNTAESELFFRRALVLLFAVFLGFLAVAGRLVYLQVLKHERFTTLSDSNRVRLQPLPPTRGFIFDRNGVLLADNLASYHLEITHEQVKDLDATLVKLRQRIELTDADIERYRKLARRVPPYTGVPLRFRLSDEEIARLAVDLYRLPGVDIKADLTRRYPLGPLAVHAIGYVGRIDENELRRLDPGQYSGSTHIGKTGVERSYEELLRGRTGWQQVETNAEGRPLRVLSRTPPVPGQHIYLSIDVRLQAVAEKVLEDYNGAIVALDPRNGEILALASQPTYDPNPFVNGIDFASYRLLNTSKDRPLLNRALRGIYPPGSTIKPLMALAGLEYGEVNRYSGVFCPGFYRLPGSSHKFRDWRRGGHGHVNLDRAIAQSCDVYFYSLAFNLGIDRIHEFLDRFHLGRPTGVDLPGEKSALLPSQEWKRRVRKHAWFAGDTISVGIGQGYFLTTPLQLAHATAVISQRGTDFKPRVLLATEDPGTRVKTPEVPRSLPPVTLKNPQFWDTVIAGMIHVVEGGTAHRIGAGAKYRIAGKTGTAQVFTVGQNERYNAKRLARHLLDHALFVAFAPADDPRIAVAVIAEHGGGGSKTAAPMARKVMDAYLLDKYDQPAADGARDTQGDARRDGSE, from the coding sequence ATGAAAACCTGGCAACCGTTTGCCAAGCCCGCCACCGGTGAACCGCTGGCTCGGGAAAAGGACAACACCGCCGAGAGCGAGCTGTTTTTCCGTCGCGCCCTGGTGCTGCTATTCGCGGTGTTTCTGGGCTTCCTGGCCGTGGCGGGCCGATTGGTCTACCTGCAAGTGCTCAAGCACGAGCGCTTCACCACCCTGTCCGATAGCAATCGGGTCCGCTTGCAGCCGCTGCCGCCGACCCGCGGCTTTATCTTCGACCGTAACGGGGTGCTGCTGGCCGACAATCTGGCTTCCTATCACCTGGAAATCACCCACGAGCAGGTCAAGGATCTGGACGCGACTCTGGTGAAACTGCGTCAGCGCATCGAGCTCACCGACGCCGACATCGAGCGCTACCGCAAGCTGGCCCGCCGCGTGCCACCCTACACTGGCGTGCCGCTGCGCTTTCGTCTGAGCGACGAGGAAATCGCCCGGTTGGCGGTCGATCTGTACCGCTTGCCGGGCGTGGACATCAAGGCCGATCTGACCCGTCGCTATCCGCTCGGGCCGCTGGCCGTTCACGCCATTGGCTATGTCGGGCGGATCGACGAGAACGAGCTGCGTCGACTCGACCCTGGCCAGTACAGCGGCAGTACCCATATTGGCAAGACCGGCGTGGAGCGATCCTACGAGGAGTTGCTGCGTGGACGCACCGGCTGGCAACAGGTCGAAACCAACGCCGAGGGTCGTCCGCTGCGAGTTCTCAGCCGTACCCCGCCGGTGCCGGGTCAGCATATCTACCTCAGCATCGACGTGCGCTTGCAGGCGGTGGCGGAAAAGGTGCTGGAAGACTACAACGGCGCCATCGTCGCCCTCGACCCGCGCAACGGCGAGATACTGGCGCTGGCCAGCCAGCCGACCTACGATCCCAACCCCTTCGTCAACGGCATCGACTTCGCCTCCTACCGCCTGCTCAACACCTCCAAGGACCGGCCGCTGCTCAATCGTGCCCTGCGCGGGATCTATCCGCCCGGTAGCACCATCAAGCCGCTGATGGCGCTGGCCGGGCTGGAATACGGGGAAGTCAACCGCTATAGCGGGGTGTTTTGTCCGGGGTTCTACCGGCTGCCTGGCTCCAGCCACAAGTTCCGCGATTGGCGACGTGGCGGTCATGGCCACGTCAACCTGGATCGGGCCATTGCTCAATCCTGCGACGTTTATTTTTACAGTCTGGCCTTCAATCTGGGCATCGATCGCATTCATGAATTTCTGGATCGATTCCATCTGGGGCGACCGACGGGTGTCGATCTGCCGGGAGAAAAGAGCGCACTGTTACCGTCTCAGGAATGGAAGCGCCGGGTTCGCAAGCATGCGTGGTTCGCGGGCGACACCATCAGCGTCGGGATCGGACAGGGCTATTTTTTGACGACGCCGCTGCAACTCGCGCATGCCACGGCGGTGATTTCCCAACGAGGGACCGATTTCAAGCCGCGTGTTCTGCTGGCCACCGAAGACCCCGGTACTCGGGTCAAGACGCCGGAAGTCCCACGGTCGCTGCCGCCGGTGACGCTCAAGAACCCCCAGTTCTGGGATACGGTGATCGCTGGCATGATCCATGTGGTGGAAGGAGGTACCGCCCATCGTATCGGTGCGGGCGCCAAGTATCGTATCGCCGGTAAGACGGGTACCGCCCAGGTATTCACCGTGGGTCAGAACGAACGTTACAATGCCAAACGGTTGGCCCGACATTTACTGGATCATGCCCTGTTCGTGGCCTTCGCGCCGGCCGATGATCCGCGCATCGCGGTGGCG
- the gatB gene encoding Asp-tRNA(Asn)/Glu-tRNA(Gln) amidotransferase subunit GatB, producing MEWETVIGLEIHAQLATKSKIFSGASTAYGAAPNTQACAIDLGLPGVLPVLNREAVRMAAMLGLAIGAEVARHSVFARKNYFYPDLPKGYQISQYELPVVQKGQTTIDLEDGSSKVIGITRAHLEEDAGKSLHEDFHGRSGIDLNRAGTPLLEIVSEPDMRSAKEAVAYMKKLHQLVVYLGICDGNMQEGSFRCDANVSVRPKGDSKFGTRAEIKNLNSFRFVERAIEFEIERQIDLIESGGKVVQETRLYDPDKGETRSMRSKEEANDYRYFPDPDLLPLVLDDAFIDATRAALPELPDAKKQRFMEQYGLSAYDASVLTTSRELADHYEATVAALGGEPKLCANWVMGDFSAFLNKDNRDIADSPVSAAQLAGLLRRIQDRTISGKIAKEVFEAMWAGEGDADAVIEQRGLRQITDTSAIEKVIDDVIAANPEQLAQYRAGKDKLFGFFVGQVMKLSKGKANPQQVNDLLVEKLKV from the coding sequence ATGGAATGGGAAACTGTGATCGGGCTGGAAATCCATGCCCAGCTCGCCACCAAGAGCAAGATTTTCTCCGGGGCCTCCACCGCCTACGGCGCCGCGCCCAACACCCAGGCTTGCGCCATCGACCTTGGCCTGCCGGGGGTACTGCCGGTGCTGAACCGGGAAGCGGTACGCATGGCGGCGATGCTCGGGCTGGCCATCGGCGCCGAAGTGGCCCGCCACTCGGTGTTCGCTCGCAAGAACTACTTTTATCCCGACCTGCCGAAGGGCTACCAGATCAGCCAGTACGAACTGCCGGTGGTCCAGAAAGGCCAAACGACCATCGATCTGGAGGACGGCTCCAGCAAGGTGATCGGCATCACCCGCGCCCATCTGGAGGAAGACGCCGGCAAGTCGCTGCACGAGGATTTTCACGGTCGGTCCGGGATCGACCTGAACCGTGCCGGGACGCCGCTGCTGGAAATCGTCTCCGAGCCGGATATGCGCTCGGCCAAGGAGGCGGTGGCGTATATGAAGAAGCTGCACCAACTGGTGGTTTATCTCGGCATTTGCGACGGCAACATGCAGGAAGGTTCGTTCCGCTGCGACGCCAACGTGTCGGTGCGACCCAAGGGCGACTCGAAGTTCGGCACCCGCGCCGAGATCAAGAATCTCAATTCCTTCCGCTTTGTCGAGCGGGCGATCGAATTCGAGATCGAGCGGCAGATCGATCTGATCGAATCCGGCGGCAAGGTGGTGCAGGAAACCCGGCTCTACGACCCGGACAAGGGTGAAACCCGTTCCATGCGGAGCAAGGAGGAAGCCAACGATTACCGCTACTTCCCCGATCCCGACCTGCTGCCGCTGGTGCTGGACGACGCGTTCATCGATGCCACCCGCGCCGCGTTGCCGGAACTGCCGGACGCCAAGAAGCAACGGTTCATGGAACAGTACGGCCTGTCCGCCTACGACGCCAGCGTGCTCACCACCAGCCGCGAACTGGCCGACCACTACGAGGCGACGGTCGCGGCGCTGGGCGGCGAACCCAAACTGTGCGCCAACTGGGTGATGGGTGATTTTTCGGCGTTTCTGAACAAGGACAACCGGGACATCGCCGACAGTCCGGTCAGTGCCGCGCAACTGGCCGGCCTGCTGCGGCGGATTCAGGATCGAACCATTTCCGGCAAGATCGCCAAGGAAGTATTCGAGGCAATGTGGGCTGGCGAAGGCGATGCCGACGCGGTCATCGAACAACGTGGTCTGCGGCAGATTACCGATACTTCAGCGATTGAAAAGGTGATCGACGACGTGATCGCCGCCAATCCCGAGCAACTCGCCCAATACCGCGCCGGCAAGGACAAGCTGTTTGGCTTCTTCGTCGGTCAGGTGATGAAACTGTCCAAGGGCAAGGCCAATCCGCAGCAGGTGAATGACTTGTTGGTCGAGAAGTTGAAAGTTTAG
- the mreC gene encoding rod shape-determining protein MreC, which translates to MFTVNPTATLRLGLWVALSIVIMTVDHRYHYLDGARDVLATAIYPLQYLARLPSDLRTWLAENLVGRGTLLDENARLREKQVFFNVQLQKLTTLEAENRRLRSLLESAVNTPERVLIAELLAVDFDPYRHHILLNRGRQHGIYVGEPVLDQHGIVGQIVRADPFTATAILITDPNHALPIQIDRTGVRTLALGTGNFQELELPHIPNNEDVKVGDLLVTSGLGGRFPRGYPVGKVVKVEFDPGSPFAHIVARPLAALDRIREVMLLENESGVSESPVPAMAERSAPPHSP; encoded by the coding sequence TTGTTCACGGTCAACCCCACGGCGACTCTCCGGCTCGGACTGTGGGTAGCGCTGTCGATCGTCATCATGACGGTGGATCACCGCTATCACTATCTCGACGGCGCGCGCGATGTCCTGGCCACGGCGATCTACCCGCTACAGTATCTGGCGCGCCTGCCGAGCGACCTCAGAACTTGGCTGGCCGAAAATCTGGTCGGTCGCGGCACCTTGCTGGATGAGAACGCCCGCCTGCGCGAAAAGCAGGTGTTTTTCAACGTCCAACTGCAGAAGCTGACCACGCTGGAGGCGGAAAACCGCCGACTGCGTTCCCTGCTGGAATCGGCGGTCAATACCCCGGAGCGGGTGCTGATCGCCGAACTGCTGGCGGTGGATTTCGATCCGTACCGGCATCACATTCTGCTCAACCGCGGGCGCCAGCATGGCATTTACGTCGGCGAGCCGGTACTCGACCAGCATGGCATCGTCGGCCAGATCGTCCGGGCCGATCCCTTTACCGCCACGGCCATCCTCATCACCGACCCCAACCACGCCCTGCCGATTCAGATTGACCGCACCGGGGTTCGCACCCTGGCTTTGGGTACCGGCAACTTTCAGGAGCTGGAACTGCCCCATATTCCCAACAATGAAGACGTGAAAGTGGGTGACCTGTTGGTGACTTCCGGTCTGGGCGGGCGATTTCCGCGCGGTTATCCGGTGGGCAAGGTGGTAAAAGTGGAATTCGATCCCGGTAGTCCGTTTGCCCACATCGTCGCCCGGCCGCTCGCGGCGCTGGATCGAATCCGCGAGGTGATGTTGCTGGAGAACGAATCGGGCGTGTCGGAATCGCCTGTGCCCGCCATGGCCGAACGCTCCGCTCCACCCCACTCGCCATGA